The nucleotide sequence GTTGCTTTCCTCCATACCCCCCTTCTCCATACAAAATGCATTTTTTGACTACACTATTCTAGGACATGCCAACTGTTATttgaattaacaaatattttgaaaaactaAGTATCTTGGGTTATAGAGCTAGTTATTTGCCTTGGtgtaaaaatttgttttctctaTACTGAGAGAATAGTGAGTTTTGATTAGAGGTAGATTTTTTTATTCTCGGAACATTTAAGGTTAAGGACAACCCTGGTCTTAGGCTGCTAAGGAGATATTATCATGAGGAAACTGGATGCTTGCTAAGAGGAGTATTAGGAGGTGGGAAGCACAATACAACAAAGTAAAATGGAAGGATGCAAGAAAGCAAAtcatcaatttaaaaattttgcctgCTGTTGGCCCTCCCAAATCTGGCAGAAGTGTTCTTTCTATAAGaaagaggaagtgaggaagggaaggtGGTTTTCACTGCCAGGACtgaaaacaatcaataaaattaCTAAACTATGCAAAATtgtgaagaaaaaagaatatattccTCCTCTCCATGGAGCTTAGCGGATTAAGGTAGACACAGCCAGGCAaatgaagacagaaggaaaactaACCATCACAAAGATTAATTGTAGATGGGAGTAGATGATGATGTTAAGGGCAAGCTTTGCAGAGGGggaaagcatttaacaaattcaCAATAAAAGTGAGGGACATTTTGGGAACATATAATTCATGAAAGGATTTAACATAAGGCTAGGAAGTAAAGTTGGGCCCCGCTTCAGAAGGTGCTTAAACAGGGAATTTCAGTTTGGTGCTCTTTCCTTGAACTTGGGTTCTGGAACAGCCTTAGAAGAACCCAGGGTGACTTGATCTAAAATGAATGTTTCAGGCTAACATGAAAACCACCAGCATTTATATTTCTATGGTAAAGTGCTTTTTTTTGTGGATTCTAAACAAAGTAAAAGCTATTTCAAATGATAAGCAAATTCTTACTAATAATTTTCTCAAAACAAGTATTTGGGCATAACAATGAGACAGCTCAATTCCATAATGGTCCCAATAAGAACTCAAGAGAGAATCAAGTTTTGTTCTATCCAGGAAAACAATGAAACTCATTTGATCATAATTATTAGGTTACTAGTAAATATTAGTAAATACTTTGATAGTTGCTGATAACTAGAGAATGCAGTGTGCtgtgaaacaatttttattaaaattttgaagTGAAGATATGGGAATTGGATTAGTCTTTTTCTTCTTAAGTGTTTTAGAATAAACAACTCTATGTAAAAGCAATAGATGGCCTTATCTTTGATTAGCTTTTTTAAAGCATCAAGCATGCAGCAGTGTACACAGGAAGGAttgcctttaaaaatttttaaaccatTTTCCAGGCTATTACACTGTATTCCAGTGGTACATGTGCCTAGTTAATTCACGGTATttattgtacattttaaaatatgaacatTATCCTGGCAAATGTTTTCAGAATAAATCCAACAGCAGCTCTCACTCTCCTTCAGCAGTACCTATAGGTGAGAACATTACTaatgtttattttccatttataaagGGCAATAGGATAACATTTAATACTTCAAGAGACTATAATAGTCATGAATGAAAGTTGCTGttaaatttaaacaaaacaacCTCAATAGTGCATTTCAGTACTTATTTATTTAGATGTTTAAGCTCTCGCACTAGATTTTACAAGCTGGTGAACACTGGAAAATTATTTCTCCCACAGAACTATAACCACACATTCCCAAGACAGTATAAATATATGGTTGAACTAACATTAATACACATCACCATTTTATCAATTacataataaaacaaattatCAAGTATCCAAATATTAAGTTACACAAGCTCAAAAGGCATACAAAATATTAGAGGTCTGCTCAATTCATAGCAGgaacccaatttttttttcccaggggaggggggagagaagaatggggaaagggggaaaaaaatcactttcaacAAAAGCAATAGTTGGTAAACAACTTTCAATAGGTACAGtaaaagaaattacaagattttCAGAAATTTTATGATTAAGAATTGCTTTAGCTACAATAACAAAGCAtctctaccttttaaaaaatatttactaaagtAAAGGGCATATTCTATACTTCCTGCACAAGACAAAGGCAACATTTTACTAGAAATATTTAATAGCCCCCTCCCAACCTATTCAGGCCCTCCCTGTCAAGTTGCACCCCATTAGTGCGAACATTAAATTAACTGTAAGGCTTATTGTCTGGAGACATTAAAGACTTTGTGTGCTTCTGTACAATGTGTAgatttttacatggattttcaaCCAGaggattatgatttttttcaaaacGCAGGTCTTAATAACAGCACAAAATGAGACAAAGGTTTACAGAAAGACAAAGTATCACCATAAGACTTAGTAAAATCCAACAAAATGAATGGTTGTGCAAATCCTGATATTCTAGTGCGACTGTGGGAGATGTAAACATACAGTGAGCAGGCAATTACCATATAGGCCCTATCTTCAATATTGAAATGACTGAAGGAATAAGAACCACATAGGGTTCAGGTAACTATCTGTAGTTCCCCGGATGTTAACTCTGTATGATACTGAAAATATATAAGCATTGTGCTGGGTATTTTGGCACCTAATCTCTCTAAATTTCATATTTGCTGATAAGACTCTGGTATTGGGAAATAGATTTGAATAAGATTTGTAACTCATACTGCATGATTTCAGGAAAGTTCAATTGATACAAATGATAAACAAGAAGTTCCAAAGGCTGAACAGCAAGAATCTTTTACTAAGTGTCCGAACAGGTTGTTAGTAACCCAAAGACAGAAGCTGCATTTCTGCCAAGCTTGTAACCTAtaaaattgctttaaaatattCCTATGGAAGCTTCATTAGACTTATTCATCAAGCCTCTATGTTGGCTAGTTATGTATGTAATTTGCCCCAGGTCCTGTCTCCAATTTCTGCTTCCAAGGCAATAATACAAGCAGCTCAGCTTTACTGAATGCAACAGGTGTTTCTGTGACCATTTGAGTCTTTGAAGCGCAGCCGCATTTTAGGACGATACTTCTCCAAGTAAAGAAGTTGCTTGCTGTTAAAGGCTCCACGACGTTttctataaaaaacaaaacaaaaccaacaacaacaaatttctaACATTTGCCTACTGCATATCTTATTCCATTCAGTATAGTGTACTATGAGGCACCCCAAATCATAATCTAACAATATAAGGTTAGAAATGACCAAAGAGGAAGAATTATTGACGATCCTTGCTGAACTCATTGGTTCCTTGCCACAGACaacttaaaagtgtttttttGTCAAATATCTAAAATGGAatcaatttaatattttcttcttccttaaagaTTGGCTGTAAAGACTGTAGAGAATTAATCTGTACGGATAAATATAGATAACAATTAGGAAAAGGCTGGTGGGTACAGGTGTTTCTTCTATCCCTACTGCTGCCAGGAACTCTTAGCTAATGCCTAATTCCGTGGTGGTATTTATTATCAAGGGGTAAGGTAATGAGGGAGGTGATTAAATCCCTTGAAAAGTGTCCACCTAACCTTCCCACATCCTAAGCGTAAGCCTTGTTAACAATGACCCCAACTTACACCCACTTCCCCATCCAGATGTCTGATGCTTTTCAGCCCATGAGCCCATGTTTCCTTGAAGTATAGGGATAACACAAATGTGATTTTTCATTTGTTACTAAGAATGAAAAAACTAGATTTTCTTCCCTAAATcttgttttaaatggaaaaaagatgatgaatatatgggggggaggggtggaatggGTGGAACAGGGACACCAAAATGCAAATTTTCTTACTAgacaaattttttctcccttgttGAGGagcagtaaaaacaaacaaaaatccttaCTAAAAACAAATCCTTACTAGGGGCTAAATGAAAGATTTCACCTTATTCCACAATGGGTCAAGGAGAGAAAAAGCCAAACGGAAACATGTGATAGCAATGAAGCAAGTAGATCAATTTAGAGAGAGCCCATGGATGCAAAGAAAACAGATGATGACTGAGAAGGAGCCAGCTGGCACCAAGAAATGGGAGGGCTATGAAGGGTTTTTAATAAGAGACTATCTCTATTAGGTAGAGGAGTCATTACTAGTGGCTTGGAGCTGAAAGTTCATCCCACTGCTCAGCAGATAGGGGTTTTATATAGGAAGTCTCTATTCCCACTTTaaggaaggaatgagaaaaaagatTCTAGAATCCCCAGTTAGAATTTCTTGCTGTATAAAAACATGATTATATGTAATTGTATAACGCTATAAATTATGACTTGTACCAAGAAACTAAACTTTCTACTAGATCTACTTGTATTTCCTTTTGGTACCACAAATTgaacatgtaaaaaaaataaggccTACTTTACAACCATTTGTTGTCTTTAAATGTAATCCATATTCTATCTGTGAACATTAATTCTACTCACATTCATACTGTCCTACTCCCACTAACACCTTAGACACCCCCTTCCATTACCACTTAACTATATGCCAATATATGCTCCCTCCAGTTTATCCTTCATATTCATGCCAGACTAATCTTAAGTAGAAATGTGATGTTCTCAAATGAAATACCAAGTATCATCTttggcaagaagcctttcccagtcctccttaatcttaagtCTCTTCCCTCTGAAATCATCTCCAATGTATActgtatgtatcttatttgtacagttgtttgcaggttgtcttcccccttagactgtgagcttcttgagagcagagactggttttttttgcctttgtttgtatccctaaGCACTTAGAACTTAGATGACTGagaaatagtaggtgcttaataatccCCATCCCCACCTTTACTCATGTTGTACCCTACACCTGAGTATTATAATTTATGTAACACCAGTTCTTTATTATCACATAGATGAAAGACTCTGGGAAGGCATGGGCATCTATCAGAACTTAAAAAATTGGTACTTACTGTCTTATGAATTGCACTGCATCTTCATACTTCATTCCTCCTTCGATTAGTGCAAGGGCAACGAGCACTGGAGCTCTGGTAGGAGAATTttagtaaatgaatgaattgaacAAAAGTAACAAAACCTGCTAGTCTAACCCAAAGGTCATCTAGGAGTACAATTTATTTGCCAAAGTTACTATTTTAATTCATGTTTGTTCTAAAGCAAGAGGATAAcaagttaatttgattaaaaacctGGGTGACAAAAGATTAGGAGAGTGGGCTTCGGGACAAGCTAGCaagagcatttatttttaatgtatgttCTTGGATGACTTTTGTAAGGATTAACTGAATTGTAAGATCATTCTCTTCAAAAACTACTTCAAGTCACCAtcaggaaaggaagaatgaattCTGTATTTCACAACTGAGTGACCTTCTTCCAACAAAGGAATAAGTGAAAATAACTGAAATAAGAGGGCATTGGGCTCATTTCCttgattattttccttctttagagATCTTTTCACTTATTTGAGCAAATGTTTCAAGAATACATGTGGCTGAGATACCTCAAGAGTAAAAGATGGGGAATCATGTGGATGAAGAATAACTCTTCATTTGATGACCTCATTTAATTTAACGTCCTTCTCCTCACTGCAATGTAAATAATAGACACTTTCCTTAGAGCCATTATATATAGCAGGAAGAAACCAGGGAACATATTTGTGGTGGAAGATTATTCATCACTGTATAAAATGTGCTATTAAAAGATCAAGCAGTCTTACTTTGGGACACTAATAGGACATGATGATGGCTGTTATAATTGTATCACATCCTGCAACAAACTTGCTATAGTTCTATTGTATCAAAGACTGAGTCACTGACCAGACTTAGGAAATCTTActgcccaatttttttttataatcctGGTAATTTAAAGAACTTGGCCTGCACTGATAAGAAAGTCCCTCCCTATATAcatcaaaacatttatagcagaaTTTTGAACAAAGAATATAACAAGTAGATGGCCATTCATTGTGGAACaaatgtggtatataaatgtaatggaattattactgtgctatgaaaaatgatgagtatgcaaagggaagaaagcagggccaataaaacaatatacacaatgactgcagaaatgtaaatggaaagagctaCAAAGCAAAAGTGGATGTTGTTAAACTACATAGACCAAGCATGGCTCCAAAGAGAacacccctttctctctttggGAAGTCCATAGATATGGTACACTGCACATATTGCTTATATGTCTGTACTACTTAGTAGTCTTGCTGATTTCttatatcttcttttctttttctttaagaaagatAGGATAGTTCTGAGAAGGGTGAGGAGAAAGATACCAAGGGAAATTttggtgatattaaaaaaaaacaaaaaacaaacaacacccCAACACAGCTTGGCCTTTACTAGATTTTCTTTCCTTAGGTAAACCCCTagcaaacatttgtttttaaatgtaaaagcatataaaacagagaaataaaaaactGAATCCCCAAAATGTTAGTACCAGGTAGACTGAAAAACGTTGCTAACTTTGCCTCATAATGACAATATTTTCCTTGGCAGTTAAATTAAGCTTAAAactggtaaaaataaaaacaaacaataatttcTCTAATACCATATAACCTATTTTTTTCCAGAGGGGAAGGGGTCTCAAAGTAGCACTATCACAGAAATCATCCTATCAATCCTGTTTTATACTAGTCACACAACAGTGTGGAGACCAAAGGGGAGACATACTTCACTTCTATTCACAACAATTTTCGTAAGCATTTCATCGTGATCTGATTCTCCAAAAATTTACTGAGAAAGAAATGGTACTCAAAGTGCAACATTTTAATCAAAGAGCTCAAAATATTACTTATCTTATATTTCTCTCTATTAGacaaaaatacacaaatattACCTTGAGTTTCATAAGTACCAGACCTCCAGAAAGAATGTCTATTATATTTTAACTCCTTTAGGGAAGAACCTTAGTACCTAGCACTGCACAAGGTAGGTACTTAGCACATTCTTGTTCAATCTGATTAAGCTTTGTTAAATTCCGAAGGAATCAATCTGTGTTAGGGTAAGATATGGGATAAAGTTAAAGTTGCATGCATGTCATAAAAATGATCGTGTGCTGCTAAACTAGAAAAATGTATACCTGTGGACTAATCACCAAATAAATCATGGGCTCATGAAAGGGAGAAGTGTGATGGATAAAAAACCCACATTTATGTTAGGCTTATgaataaactttttttgtttaccTTAGCCCACACCAAGAAATCTCAGTagatttaaaaattctatttacctcccaAGACCAGCAACGCAGTGAACAGCAATGCAACAACCAGGTTCTTCACGATATTTAGTTTTCACTAGGTTTAGCCAGTCATCAACAATCTGGTTGGATGGTGGTGCTCCATCATCAAAAGGCCAATCctgaaaaaacaaatattatcatAACCATTCTAGATATTGGTACTTAGAGTACCTGTGAGGAGAATTTTAGTTTTATATACTACTAAGCCTAGCCATTTTAAGTGTAGAGTATAAAATAGGATAAGTAAACCACAATGTTCAGGAGCCACTCTAATCATCTTCTTTGTCAGACCTCACAGGTGCTGAAGCACATCATGAATCAGAGTAAAAGTGACCTGGGTAGTTATATTACAGGCTGGCACATATCCTCACTGTATTCTTTGCTTTACtatcaataaattataaactaGGTAAAGTTCTAGTGAGCATGCACCCTTCTCTTCCTTAAATCCACAATTCAAGTGGTAAaggtcttttcattaatatgttttCCCCATATTAATGTTACAAATATTCATAcatgattattttattataagTTAATGCTCTTACTACCTTTAGAAAAGTAGTTAAAAGTGAGTAAATATTTTTGGATGAAATTTGGTAAGAACTGACATGACAATAAAAATTTACTATCACTTACCAGAACCTGGATGCCTTCTTTCTCCACAAGGGTTGTGTCATAAGTAGCTTCACATACTCTTACAATTGTGGTAACTCCATACTTCTTGAGTtccttaaaataaacaaatgaaaaaaaaaaaccttttattttgtaatattttacTATTTCAAATCAATAAAACCACATGCAATGTCATACACATTAATAAATGATGCATTACAATTAATGGCCATAAATATTCAAAAGCTGAAACAAGAAAAATtctttcataggatcacagagttagaactggaaaagatcttGGAAGTATTCTAGCCCAACTTTTTTATTCTCAATAATTTACTCATTTTTACAAGAAAccatacagaataaataatgactacttgtttctttaaaaaagttaaagacaataatgaaacctcattgaaagtattttataaagagataaaatgttcattttaagaAATCTGTACAGAGAACTGAAGAATTTTTTAAGACTACACCCTTCTTCATCTTTTAAGACTTTAGATCTAACATCTTGcacttttaataattttttaaaagttggggGTTGTTGCTAAAAATGTTCTTTTGGAAGCACgttaatttgtcttttttactcaagtaaataaatctttttttctgtcaagAGAAGATAACTTTCTGTTTAAGAAAActggccattaaaaaaaaacccacccaaatCAGAACTTCAGCAGACCTAAGTCTTAGTAAATTAACTACTGAGGCAAATTACAACCTGGATTGTGACCTCTGATTTGAGAACTAAAAAATACATTTCAGAGGACTTACAGTCAAAGtgaaatgcagttaaaattataaTCCATTTTCCTAATATAAATTTTACAATGTTaggaaagaaaggacagaaagtTTAAAGACTGTAGTACATGTAACTTTCAAACAAAATCCTCCTAGTCTTTGGAGTAGAAATAATTTACttggtttcttcctttctcctcttagttaattctgaacttaaaaaaaaaataagtctttagaaaaacaaaagaggatggcaacatgaaaaaaaaaaatcccagaaggGCCAACATAGATCATTCAAGACTATCAGCAATTTAATGTGCAGGCCTTTTCATGAAATATTTAACTTGTAATCAATCCCTTTACAGCAGTCCAATACTTAAACTctataaactatttaaaaaaaaaacacaagcccTCAAATATTCGTAATTGTCTTAATGAATTTATTCTAAAAACTAAGGTATAAGTGTAACATTGGGCTATAAACCCAGATATGTGTCTCTCTTCACTAAACCAGCTTGTAAAAGAAATTTTAGCAGGATATTTAGTTGGTAGACTAATGAAACTAATCTCCAGGATTGTGTGTGCTTGTAtatttcttacttttaaaaagtgGCTTACATACAATATGTCATTAGTCTTCCTTCAGCACACCACGATGAAGTAGAAAATGTAAGGGTGTTTATTTCCTCCTCCAAAGAGGGGTAGAGTCGGTAGTAACAAGTTGACTAAATGAGACTAGACTGGACTATTGTTATGAGGTGGAGCTTACAGACTTGTTCTTGGCCAAGGAGGGAAACAGCAAGTCTATTTATTTAGATGTCAGCATTTCGACTTAATATGTCTTAGCCTAACTAAGGTGCCAATGAATGACTAATTGAATCAGATCAGAATTGTAAAATACacagctcttttttgatcatcaaTGACCAAGAACCTAAATGAAGAATTTCTAGATCCAAAATTAACTCATGTATGCTTCTTTATGGAATAAAggcatctttttctatttttgatgTTAATTTAGAAGCCATTTCATTCTGATTTATTTTACTGATTTCTTGGGACTAATGACTGGAATGTACCCTCAATGTACCGCATCTAAAATTCCTAAAGTATTAAGTAAGGGCAATCACCATATAcatgttttttctaaaagcaAATTTACAGCTCTAAAATTAAATTGCTGTTAAACAGCAATGAAATTAAGTAAAAGTAATATTTATTTCCATACTTACCTCTATAAATTTGTTTAAGGTTGCATTGGTTGGATTGTGTGTAATAAGGAACCTCATGTTTTTGTAGGTGATTTCCACAGGAGCTGGGCGGTTCATTCGAGCCATGTCAATTTAGTTAAAAAACACTCAATAAGGTTatgaaaggatttaaaaattTGAATACAGAAGTGatgtaaagaaactgaagtctcCTTCACTATACTCCACTTGAAATTCTCAGTGCTTTAAGTATGAAGTTGAGAGCAATGGGAAATGAAATGAACCTCCTAACAAGAAGCAGCAATTCTTCAATCCAGTAATACTGAGGCAAAAGAAAGGCAGTGCACTGAGGTTTACCCCATCCAGGTCAGAACTCTTGTAAAATGCTCTGCCAATTTCAATTCAACACTTTGTGTCCAGGTTAACCGCTCTTAAGGGGGCTTCTTGGTGGAGTAGTAATGAATTTCTACAGTTCACTTGTCTGCATAGAGGTCGTGCTGTGCCTGGCAATAGTCTCCACTGCCCTTCAGAAACTCCATAAATGTGTGACCAAGAACACCACAGAACTGCTgtagggggaaaagagaaaacttcagttatttcagttggaAAAGGACAGaataataggagaaaaaaaatcaaacttctaCAGAACCTAACTTTGACTTAATAGCCTTTCATACCATAAGACTATCTTTTTTCACTTTTACTACAAAAAACATTTGAattgatttttgcttttgtattagCTACTTTTTCAATGCATTCTACCCACACCACCCCTGCCTCCATGCCATCCCTGATAGAAGCAGTTGAGAAATAAGTTTGATATAATATGTAGTATTCTACATCCATCAGTGTAAGTTGATTTAAGTTACTAACTAAAAGAGTCTTCCTTAGGAATAATAATATATCAATATAACTTGGAAAAGGTCCCTACCCTGAAGgaataatttctaatattttactAAAAAGAACAATTCCTAAGTTTGAACAATATCATTAGAAGCAAAAGCATCATTTTaggttaagtgaaaaaaaaaatgcaacgtATGCCAACTTCCAGTGACCAAACTATAAAACCAAGAAAATTCTAAGCTTTTGTGAGGTAAAAATTTAAAGACATTTTCCCCTCTTCATGTTTATAGAATAGCATGACTGCTGTAACACTAGCTAAAAGAATCAGGTGTGGTCAACTGACATaaaatctctattttctttgccttttggataaaaaaaatatatatacactgtATCAACTGACACAACTTGGTCCTTCAGaaatattcttaaattctgaCCCTTCGTGTTAAAGCAAAACCTTTTATGCATGGCAGACTGCTTTGACAGCCTGATAAAAGCCTATGGACTTAAGAATATCtctaaatgtataaaacaaaatacataaggtcatgaagaaaattttaaagtaatcAAAACACATATTTCTTAAATggcatggaccccagattaaaaaCTTtggctttttaaactttataaaaAATACCCACTTTTCTTcaagtatccccattttagagctaAGGCAACATAGGCTCAGGGAGTTTGAGGCTCACTAAAGGCCAAAAAAGAACACAGGAGAAGAGTCAAGACCAGAATTCAGGTCTGCTGACTGCCAACTGaggtgttctttctactacacctgGCTGCCTCAATGTACTTActgtattaaaaattaataatgcaCGCCACGTAACTCTGTAGCACAGACTGAAACGCAGCCTTCTAACTGTACTTTACTGATGCCCTAACCAGATTTGTGGTGAGACCAAACAAAATTCAGTGATGGATTTCTAAAATGTTAAAAGCCTGTGTTTAAGGTAAAGTAGGATAAGATAGGGATAAAGAAATCATTGTTAAAAGGGGAGGACTGTTTCTTGTCCAATTCTGTTTGTGCTGTGATCTTTTGGGctgaagtcacttaactgttcctcagttct is from Trichosurus vulpecula isolate mTriVul1 chromosome 7, mTriVul1.pri, whole genome shotgun sequence and encodes:
- the PTP4A1 gene encoding protein tyrosine phosphatase type IVA 1; amino-acid sequence: MARMNRPAPVEITYKNMRFLITHNPTNATLNKFIEELKKYGVTTIVRVCEATYDTTLVEKEGIQVLDWPFDDGAPPSNQIVDDWLNLVKTKYREEPGCCIAVHCVAGLGRAPVLVALALIEGGMKYEDAVQFIRQKRRGAFNSKQLLYLEKYRPKMRLRFKDSNGHRNTCCIQ